From Candidatus Beckwithbacteria bacterium, one genomic window encodes:
- a CDS encoding tryptophan-rich sensory protein, giving the protein MKVQIPKLIISILIPLIAGFIGSVFTSPAIPTWYASLARPSFNPPNGVFAPVWTTLFILMGMALYLVWQQGFGKKEVKKALTIFGVQLVLNIL; this is encoded by the coding sequence ATGAAAGTACAGATTCCCAAACTTATTATCTCAATCCTTATCCCTCTCATAGCCGGATTTATCGGTTCAGTATTTACTAGTCCGGCTATTCCTACTTGGTATGCAAGTTTAGCTAGGCCAAGTTTTAATCCGCCCAATGGGGTGTTTGCTCCAGTCTGGACTACTCTGTTTATTTTGATGGGTATGGCCTTATATCTTGTTTGGCAACAGGGCTTTGGAAAGAAAGAAGTCAAAAAAGCTTTGACTATTTTTGGAGTTCAACTCGTTTTAAATATTTTAT
- a CDS encoding DUF2202 domain-containing protein produces MEVADLTYPAAQLPSSVATALDLALDDEYKALATYQATVESLGAVRPFIMIIRAEEQHIAALKALYDKYSLEIPANRWLGNIASPSTLQQACSDGVQAEIANAALYQEQLLPQVVQYPDITSVFMALSQASEQKHLPAFEKCQ; encoded by the coding sequence TTGGAAGTTGCTGACCTTACTTATCCAGCTGCCCAGTTACCTTCAAGTGTTGCTACTGCCCTAGATCTAGCTTTGGATGATGAATATAAAGCCTTAGCTACATATCAAGCTACGGTAGAGAGCTTGGGTGCGGTTCGTCCTTTTATTATGATTATCAGAGCTGAAGAGCAGCATATTGCTGCCTTAAAAGCTTTGTATGATAAATATAGCTTAGAAATTCCAGCTAATCGTTGGTTGGGCAACATTGCTAGTCCCTCTACCCTACAACAGGCTTGTAGTGATGGGGTTCAGGCTGAAATTGCTAATGCAGCTTTGTATCAAGAACAGCTCTTGCCCCAAGTTGTGCAATACCCAGATATTACTAGTGTATTTATGGCTTTATCACAAGCTTCAGAGCAAAAACATTTGCCGGCTTTTGAAAAATGCCAGTAA